TGGTAGAAGCATATGCGCAAAAAATTGCTGAAACTTTTGGCAGTGATGCTGAGGTAGAAAAAGTTTATTTCGATGATTATAATTTTAAAGATGTCAAAAATTCACTTCTACAAAATTCATTATTTTCTTCAAAAAATATAATTATTATCAAACGTGAAAAAAAACTTCTTAAAAAAGAAGTGGATGAATTAATCGCTGCTTGTAAACAAAACAAGGACTCTACTGTAATTTTTGCTTGTATTGGGGATGTTGAATTTAAAACAATGGCCAATGCTTTTTCTAAAAAACTTGAAAAATCACAAGAAGCGGTAGTTATTCGCTTTTTTACTCCTTTTGTAAATGAAGCCTTGAAAATTCTTCTTGATTATTCTAAAGCTAAAAATATGAATATTGATAATGCTTCTTTATCCCACTTATACTTTATGCATAAAAATGATTTGAGTTTATGTATTAATGATTTAAACAAACTAAGTATTTTACAAGAATCCATTTCTACTAAAGTGATAGATAATCACTGTTTTGGAATAAGTACTATTTCTTTAGAAGATTTTTTACACAATTTATTGGACAGTAAAAGTATTGCTAAAGATTTGTATTATTTATTAGATGAAGGTATCAATGAAGTTTATTTAATTAATCAAATAACTGCTTTTGTTCAACAGCTTTTTATGATTTGTGCTTATGCCAGAACGATAGGAACACCTGATGCAAAAGAAATTTTAGGTTTTTCACCTCCTAAAAACATTTGGGAGAAAAAAAGCAAACTTGCTATTAGAATCAAGCCAGAGCAGTACTTAGAGATGTTTGATTTTTTATTAAACCTGGAATTAGAGTTTAAATCTTCTAAAGTTAAAGAGCCAAATTTGTATTTACAAGCTTCTCTTAGAAAGTTTTCAGTTTTATTTCGCTAAAATCACCACTTATCTAAACCTTGCTGATGTTTTTATAGATATCGGCTAATACTACGAGGAGATTAAATGTCAAGAATTAGACATTACGAAACTATGTTTATTGTGAAGCCTACACTTTCTGATGAAGAAACTGTAGCACAAATTGAGTTAGTGAAAACTAACATTGAGAAAAATGGTGGTGAGATTGTTGCTTGTGATGATATGGGTTCAAGACCTTTAGCATACGAAATAGACAAACATAAAAGAGGGCATTATTATATTGCATATTTTAAAGCACCTACTGAAGCTATTTTAGAGTTAGAAAGAAATTACAGAATCAATGAAAATATCATTCGTTTTATTTTCATTAAATATGAAAATAACAGAGAAATGGGTGCATATAATAATATGTGTGAAGTTGCTCTTAAAAAAGCTGCTAAATAATTTTTAAACTAGGACTTAAGTATGTATAACAAAACAATTATGGTTGGAAGATTAACCAGAGATATTGAACTAAGATATTTGCCATCAGGGGCAGCAGTTGCTAAAAGCTCAATTGCTACTTCACACAGTTATAAAACTCAAGATGGACAAAAAAAAGAGGAATCTTGTTTCTTAGATTTTAATATTTTTGGTCGAACTGCTGAAGTTGCGAATCAATATATACGAAAAGGTTCAAAAGTTTTATTAGAAGGACGTTTGGTTCTTGAACAATGGACAGCACAAGATGGGTCTAATCGAAGTAAACACTCTTTACGAGTGGATAACATGACTATGTTAGATTCTAAAGCTGATTCAGCTGCATTAGGAGAGCAAGGTGGTAATCAAGGTTACAATCAAGCTCCTCAACAACAGCAACAAAATCAATACAATGCTCCTTCTCAAAATAATTATGGGCAACAACAAAGCGGTGGAAATTCTTATGCTAAGCCTCAAGCGCCAGAGCAAAGAATTCCAGAAATTAACATTGATGAAGATGAAATACCTTTTTAGGATAGGAAATTTAAATGGCTGAAAAAAGAAAATACGGAAGAAAATATTGTAAATATACTGAGATGAAAATTACTTTCATTGATTATAAAAACACTGATTTATTAAAGATTTCAATGAGTGAAAGAGGTAAAATTATGCCTAGAAGACTTACTGGAAACTCTAAAAATGCACAAGAAATGGTTGAAACTGCAATCAAAAGAGCTAGACATATGGCACTTGTTCCATATATTGTTAACACTCAAAACGTTACAGAAGCTGCTTACTCTAGATACTAGAATAAGAAGATTCTAAAAAGGGAAGAACATCTGTTCTTCCCTTTTTTTATGCCTATACTTCTCAAAAGCTATTTTTTTATTAATCCTTTCATAAGTGGATTTTGAGTATTGTACGCTTTACAAAAGAAATTAAGGATATAAAATGACACCACATATACAAGCAAATAAAGATGAGTTTGCAAAAACGGTTTTAATGCCTGGTGATCCATTAAGAGCAAAATATATAGCAGACACTTTTTTAAGTGATGTAAAAGAAGTTAATACAATAAGAAATATGTTGATGTATACAGGAAACTATAATGGAAAAAGAGTTTCTGTTTGTGGTTCTGGAATGGGAGTGCCCTCAATTGGTATTTATTCATACGAATTATTTAAATTTTATGATGTTGATACTATTATTCGAATCGGATCTGCTGGAGCTTATAGCGAAGATTTGAAGCTTTATGATGTTGTTTTAGTTACTGAAGCTTATAGTGATTCGGATACTTTTTCTAAATTAGTGCTTAATGAAGCAAGTCATTTAGCTTACCCAAGTGAAAAAATAAATGAAAAACTAGAAACAAGTGCCCAAACATTAAATATTACTTTGCATAAAACAAGAACACATTCATCTGATGTGTTTTATTCAAGCAGGTCTTTAGAAGATACTATTAAAGATACGGGTGCTAAATGTGTTGAGATGGAATCTACTGGATTATTTGTTAATGCAAAAGCTACAGGTAAACAAGCTGCTTGTTTATTAAGTATCTCAGATCATTTAGTTACAAAAGAAGCGACATCTGCAAAAGAGCGACAAACAACGTTTAATGATATGATTAAGGTTGCTTTAGAGTCTTTATAAAAAATAAATAAAGACATAAATTTATGTCTTTATTTTATAAAAAAGATTTACCTAAAGGAGTGGCTTTAATATTTAAGTGTTGAGCAATACTAGTACTCATATCTGCAAAAGTACTTCTAATACCAATATTTTGAAGGTTTTTGCTTTTTAACATTCCAAATACAGGTACATTTTCCCTTGTATGGTCTGTTCCTTTAAAGGTAGGATCACAACCATGATCGGCTGTAATTATTAATAAATCTTCTTCTTCTAGGGCTTCAATTATTTCTTTAAGTCTTGTATCAAAATACTCTAAACCAGAAGCATATCCTTTTGTATCTCGTCTATGCCCCCATTCCATATCAAAATCAACAAAATTAGTATAAATAATACCGTCTTTTTTTAAGTTTTTCATTTGTTTTAGTGTTTCATCTGCCAAACCTTCTAAACCATAAGCTAAAGCTTTTTTAGAAATTCCATGCCCACAAAAGATATCATATATTTTTCCAATGCCAATTACTTCTTTATTATTAAGAACAGCAGTTTCAAGAACCGATTTTCCACTGGGTCTTAAAGAATAATCTTTTCTGTTTTTAGTTCTTTTAAAACCTTCTTTTTCATTTCCAGTAAATGGCCTTGCAATTACTCTTCCAATACCATGTGAATTGGTAATTTTTCTTACAATTTCACACAAGGCATAAAGATTATCTAACCCAAAACTTTCTTCGTGGGCTGCTATTTGAATAACAGAATCAGCACTGGTATAAAAGATAGGTTTATTGCTTTTAACATGTTCAAGAGCAAAAGTATCAATAACTTCAATTCCACTTGCATGTCTGTTTGCTAACATGCCTTTAATATTACCTTTCTCTATGATTTCATTCATAAGTTCGGCAGAAAAAGCAGGAACAGTTTTTGGATAAAATTGCATTTCAAAATCAATTAGAACCCCTGCCATTTCCCAATGTCCCGATAAAGTATCTTTTCCAATTGATAATTCTTGTGCGGCTCCATAAAAACAATGTTTTACTTCTTTGTTGGTATTTTTTAATTTAAGTGTTTTATTATTGTTTGTTTCGTAGGCTTTTAATAAACCCAAAGAGGTTAAATTAGGAATATCTAAAGTAAATTCATTTGCAATATGACCAAATGTATCCGATCCTTCATCTCCAAAAGCGTTAGCATCCTTGGCATTTCCAATACCAAAAGAGTCCATTACTAACCAAATAACACGTTTCATTTAATACTCTTTCCCATTATCTTTTGAGCCATTTACAATAGCAATTCCAGCACTAACACCTAATCTTGATGCACCAGCTTCAATCATTGCTAGGGCTTTGTCATAATCTCTAATTCCCCCAGATGCTTTTATGAGTACTTCATCTTGAACACATTCTTTCATAATTTGTATATCTTCAATACTTGCGCCTCTTGTTGAAAAACCTGTAGAGGTTTTAATAAAAGTAACGCCTAAGTCTTTACATATTAATGAAACTTTTTTTAATTCATCTTTTGTGATTAATGCTGTTTCAAAAATTACTTTTAAAGTAAGACCTTTACAAGCTTCTTGAACCAGGGCAATATCTTCTTTTACTTTATTATATTCTTTTGCTTTTAAAAAACCAATATTAATTACCATATCTATTTCTTGCGCACCATTTTTGATGGCTGTTTTTGCTTCATATGCTTTTGTCTCTTTAGTACAAGCTCCTAGAGGAAAACCAACTACAGTACAAACTTTTACAGCAGAATTTTCTAAAAAAATTGAAGCTTCTTTAACATAAGAAGAATTGATGCAAACACTAAAAAAATTATATTCTTTTGCCTCTTGGCACAAAGTCTCTATATCCGATACAGTGGCGCTTGGTGCGAGTAATGTATGGTCAATGTATTGTGATAAATTTTTCATGTATTTCCTTTTAATCTAAAGGCGTAGTATAGTATTTAGATATAAAATCAAAGCTTAAGTTAAGCAAGTTCGGCTAATATTTTATTTATGGAAAATAAACAATTAGACACACTTATTCAAAAAGCAATTCTTGCTTATAAAAATGCTTATGCACCTTATAGTAAGTTCAATGTTGGCTCTGCTATTCTTGATGAAAATAATAATATTCACATTGGTTGTAATGTAGAAAATGCTGCTTACCCCTCTGGCTCTTGTGCCGAGGAACAAGCCATTGGAAACATGATTGTTAATGGGGGAAGACTTATTAAAGATATAGTAGTTGTTGGAAAATCAGACTTGCTTGTTACACCTTGTGGGGCTTGTAGACAACGTATACGAGAGTTTTGTGATAAAGATACACTAATACATATTTGCCATAGTAACAAAGGGCACCAAAAAAGTTTTAAGTTAGATGAACTTCTAAGCTACTCATTTGGGCCAGAAAATCTTTAAAGTAGAATAAAATAGAAAACTTGAATTAGTGCTTGGAAAAAAGAGTGTTAATTTATATTTTGTATCTTTTATTTGCTTTAATATATAAACATTAAGGAGTTATTTTATGATTGGAATATTAGGAATCGTATTTTTACTATTGGTTGCGTTTTTATTTTCAAAAAACAGAGGTGCAATTAATAAAAGAACAGTAATAGGTGCATTTGCTTTGCAACTATCAATTGGGGCATTTGTATTATTATTGCCCTTTGGAAAAGGTGTATTACAAGTAATGTCAAATGGGGTAAACTGGGTTTTATCTTTTGCAAATGACGGTATTGTATTTGTACTTGGACCCTTAGCTACATTTAAACTGGGCTTTATTTTTGCGGTTAATGTTTTGGCATTTGTAATCTTTTTTGCAGCTTTTATTTCTGTTTTGTATTATTTAGGAATTATGCAAATTTTTATCAAAACTATTGGTGGGGCTTTGCAAAAACTATTAGGTACATCAAAAACCGAATCTATGGCAGCTGCTGCAAATATTTTTGTAGGACAAACAGAAGCTCCCTTATTGGTTAAACCTTATTTACTTAAAATGACACCTTCTGAACTCTTTGCCGTAATGGTTGGGGGTCTTGCATCTGTAGCTGGGGCCGTTTTAGCTGGGTATGCACAAATGGGTGTTCCTATGGAGTACTTAATTGCAGCTTCTTTTATGGCAGCACCTGGTGGATTATTATTTGCTAAAATCTTAGTTCCTGAAACCCAAATACCTCATGAGCCAACAGATCTTGATATGAAATCAAAGAATGTAAATATTCTAGATGCAGCTGCTGAAGGTTCATCCAATGGTATGACTTTAGCTATTAATATTGCAGCTATGCTTATCGCTGTTATTGCTTTAATTGCATTATTGAATGGATTTTTAGGTTTAATTGGAGAAGGAATTAATTCTGTATTAGGAACAAGTCTTCCTGTTTTATCTTTAACATCTATTTTTGGTTATTTATTAGCACCTGTTGCTTGGTTGATTGGTGTTCCTTGGGAAGAAGCTTCAATAGCTGGTGGAATTTTAGGTCAAAAAGTTATGATTAATGAATTTGTTGCTTATGGGGATTTGATTCGGTATTTCCCTGCTAATATAGCAGAAAGTGGTATGGTTGAATTATCATCTAAAACAATTGCTATTTTAAGTTTTGCTTTATGTGGTTTTGCAAATATTGCTTCTATTGCTATTTTATTAGGTGGCCTTGGAGCTTTAATACCAGAAAGAAGACAAGAAATTGCTAAATTTGGACTTATTGCAGTATTGGGTGGAACACTATCTAACTTAATGAGTGCATCAATTGCAGGGATTTTTATAGGATAAGGAAAATAAATGTTTATACCTCAAGAGTTTATTAAAAAGAAACGTGATAATTTGCTTTTGTCTAAAGATGAAATCAATGAATTTATTAAAGGTGTAAGCGATGGCAGTGTAGCAAATGAACATATAAGTGCTTTTGCTATGGCTGTTTATTTTAACGGCATGAATTTGGATGAGAAAACAAATCTGACTCTTGCTATGAAAAATTCTGGAAATACATTGACATGGGATTTAAATGGTCCCATTGTTGATAAACACTCAACAGGTGGAGTAGGTGATGTTGTATCACTAATGCTTGGCCCCTTACTTGCTGCTTGTGGCGCTTATGTTCCAATGATTTCAGGACGTGGACTTGGTCATACAGGTGGTACCTTAGATAAATTAGAAAGTATTCCCAATTATAATGTTCTTCCAAAAGATTCTTTATTTAAAAATATTGTAAAAGATATTGGTGTTGCTATTATTGGACAAACAAGCTCACTTGCGCCTGCGGATAAAAGAATTTATTCAATTAGAGATGTTACTGCTACGGTTGAAAGTGTACCCATGATTAGTGCATCTATTTTGGCAAAAAAACTTGCTGAAGGTTTAGATACACTTGTGATGGATGTAAAAGTTGGAAGTGGTGCATTTATGCCTACTTATGAGCTCTCAAAAGAACTTGCTCAAAGCATATCGCAAATTGCCAATAAGGCAGGGGTAAAAACCGTCTCAATTTTAACAGATATGAATCAGTGTTTGGCTTACAATGCAGGAAATGCCCTAGAAGTTAAAGAAGCTGTTGCTTATTTAAAAAATACGAATAAAAATCCCCGTTTGCATGAAGTTACTATGGTTCTATGTACACATGCTCTTATTAATTCAAAGCTTGCAAAAGATGAAAAAGAAGCGCGAGGTAAATTAGAAAAAGTTTTATCTTCAGGTCATGCTTTAGAAATCTTTGCAAAAATGACTCATGCTTTGGGTGGACCTGTTGATTTTTGTGATAATCCCGATAAATATTTACAAAAAGCCAATTTTGTTAAAGCGGTGTATGCGCCAAAAGCAGGAATAATTGCAGCAATTGATACTATAGCACTTGGAATGAGTGTTGTTGGTTTAGGTGGAGGAAGAATTCGTTCAAGTGATATGATTGATCACAGTGTAGGATTAGAAAATGTTATTGCTTTAGGAGAAATTGTGGAAAAAGATTCTGTACTTCTAATAATTCATGCAAAAGATGAAAATGCTTATCTTGAAGCGAAACAAAGAGTTTTAGCAGCTATTAAAATTGGAAGTGTAAAACCAAATGTCCAAGAGATATATGAGATATTCTCTTAAACTTTTATAAATACTTAGGAATGAAGATGAAAAATATGTATTCAAAGATAATGTTAAGTTTGATTTTAGGTGCCAGTGTTGTTAGTGCAAATAATGCTGAAGCCTTTAAACTCTCTGTATTTCACGTAAATGATATTCACTCACATATATCAAGTGAACGAATGAAATTAAAAGTAGATGGGGTTAAAACCTATATGCAAATTGGTGGATATGCAAGAATGGTAAACCAGTTAAAAAAATTAAAAGCTAAAAAACCAAACTCTTTAATATTAAATGCAGGAGATACTTTTCAAGGAACATTGTTTTATTCTTTGTTTAAAGGAAAAGCAGATGCAAAAGCTTTAAATTTAATTTCATGGGATGCTTATGCTTTAGGAAATCATGAATTTGATGATGGAGATAAAGCACTGGCTGATTTTCTTGATTTATTAGACGATGATATTACAATGCTTGCTGCTAATGTTGTTCCTGATAAAGGAAATATACTTGAAGGAAAATGGTCTCCTTATGTTATTAAAACAGTGGGAAAAGAAAAAATTGGAATTATTGGAATTGATATAGTTGGCAAAACAATTAAATCTTCTAACCCCAGTGATGAGATTAAATTTTCAGACGAAACAAAAACAGCTCAAAAATATATTAATGAATTAAAAGCCTTGGGTATTAATAAAATTATTGTTTTATCCCATCAAGGATACAAAAATGATTTAAAAATGGCAGCAGCTTTAAGTGGCGTTGATATTATAGTAGGGGGAGACTCTCATTCACTCTTAGGTGATTTTTCAAATCTTGGCTTAAAAAGCACTTCAAATGATTATCCTACTCTTGTTACGTCAAAAGATAATAAACAAGTGTGTGTGGTTCAAGCTTGGGAATATGCTCACTTATTAGGAGATTTAGATGTTGTATTTGATAAAGCTGGGGATGTTTTATATTGTACAGGACAGCCTAAAATTCTAGCGGGAGATGTTTTTAAAAGAAAAAACAAAGACGGTAAAAAAGTAGAAGTAAGTGAAGATGAAAAAACAAAAATCTTAAAGATTCTTACGGCCGCTTCAAACATTGATATTGTAGAAGAGAACAAAGAAGCCTTAAAAATTGTAAAAGAATATGAAGACAAGGTAAATGAGAAAAAAACTATTGTTATTGGTAGTGCTGGTGAAGAAATAGGTCATAGTAGAATTCCAGGGGATACGTATGATAAAAGAAATACTCTTCCTTTAGGAAGTGATATTGCAGCAATTGTTGCTAAATCTTTTTATGATTTAAGTAAATTAGCCGATGCTTGTATTCAAAATGCAGGAGGGGTAAGAACACCTATTATGAAAGGTGATATTTCTATGGGAGATGCATATTCTCTTTTACCTTTTTCAAATACTTTGTTTGAAATTCAAATGACAGGTAGTGAGATTAAACAAGTATTAGAGGATGCTATCGCAAATGTTAAAACAGGAGGATCAACGGGATCATTCCCATACTCTTATGCCTTAAAATATGATGTTGATATGAGTAAAGATATTAATAATACTGTTTCAAATTTAGAAATTCTTAATAGAAAAACTCAAATTTGGGGAGAATTAATAAAAGATAAAATGTATACCATTGTTACAAACTCATATACCGCAGGTGGAAAAGATGGATATACTACTTTTAAAACAGTACAAGATAAAAGAGGTAAGGGAGTAGATACTTATTTAGATTATGCCCTTAGTTTTGTAAAATATGTAGAACATAAAAAAGCCAATAATGAAGAAGTAATGATTTTACCAAAAGATTTACATTCTATTAAAAGCTTCAAAGCAGATACGAAATAGATTTCTTAAGGAAGTAGAAATATCTGCTTCCTTTCTAACATTAGCTAATTACGTTATACTTAACAAAAAGAAATACAATGAAAAATACCCCCCTTCCTTTAATGGATTTACACAGACACTTAGATGGAAATATTAGACCAAAAACAATTTGGCAACTGGCACAAAAAAACAATATTAAACTGCCCACAAGTACTTTAGAAGATTTTATACCTTATGTACAAATACAAAACCAAGAAGCTGATTTAATGGCATTTTTGAAAAAACTTGATTGGGGAGTTGCTGTTTTATCTTCGTTAGATGATGTAAAACAAATTGCTTATGAAAATGTGGAAGACGCGTTTAATGCAGGGTTAAACTATGCAGAACTAAGGTTCTCTCCTTATTATATGGCAATGAATCATAACTTGGATGTTCAAGATGTAGTGGAAGCGATTATTGATGGTATTCAAGTAGGTTTAAAAGATTTTAAAATTAAAATTAAACTTATTGGAATTTTGAGTCGTACTTTTGGAGTAAAGAAGTGTCAGCTTGAATTAGATGCACTTTTAGCTTTTAAGAATAATATCACTGCTATTGATTTAGCAGGGGATGAATATAATTTCCCTGGCTCTCTATTTGTAGAACATTTTAAACAAGTACAAGAGGCCGGTTTGCATATCACTGTTCATGCAGGAGAAGCTGGAGGTGTGCAAAGTATGTATCAAGCAATAGATGAGTTAAAAGCTACACGAATAGGTCATGGCGTAGCTTGTGCTAGTGATGAAGCTCTTATGGATTATATGTTAGAGAAAAATATAGCCATTGAATCCTGTATTACGTCAAATTATCAAACGGGAACTATTGATAGTATTAAAAACCATCCTATTAAAACATTTTTAAACAAAGGTTTAAAGGTATGTTTAAATACAGATGATCCAGCGGTTGAAGGTATAGAGATTAAACATGAATTTGAAATAGCACAAAGTATTGTTGGTTTAGATGACAAAGATATTCTTACTTTAAAACAAAATGCTTTTGATATTTGTTTTTTATCAAAAGATGAGAAAAAAGACTTATTAAACTCTTTATAATATAGTTTACAAAAAAGAGTATGAATTTAGCTTATCACTCCATACATAAAATCTGGCACAGTTGATGTCATAATATTAAATTATTATTTATATTTAAGAGCTCGTGAAAGCTAGCGCATTCGTTCTTTTTCTTTCTTGATTGCAAGAAAGAAACAAAGAAGCAACTGACGGTTGTTGAAGGCTTGCAGCTCCCCTCACTTATCATTTTGTATTTCTAACTTGCGGAACTCCCTAAAACGTGCATTAAAGCACCTTTCTTAACGGTCATACAGTCCTCAGTTTTTTCCGAAATACAAAATAAACGCTCGGCTTCAACAAAGTCAGAACCACTCTCCACGATTACTAATAATAATTTCTTCTTTTTAAAGATAGAAGAATAAAGAACATTGTGTAAGTAAACAATCTTTCATAAGGCTCTTCCCCTGACTTTGTGAAAGCTAAATCTTTTTATTTTTTAACGGAAAAAGGTGAAAACTGTGTGAGCGTCAGAAATGTGCTCTTTAGCACATTGTAGAGAGTTTTATATCATAGCTAACAAATAAAAATATTTAGGAACCCGAAGGGCTTTATCATTTCGTCAGTTGCTTTCTTGTTTCTTCTTTTCAATAAAAGAAGAAAAAAAAGCGCAAAGGTCACTTTGTATGAGCTCTTAAATATAAAAGTGTAGATTCATTCTCAGGGGTGTTTTTTTTCTACTTTTTATCAAAATAAGAAACAAGGACTTATTATCTTCCTCTTTAGAATAAATTACAAAAAATACTTTTTCAGGTATTCTTGGTAGCCTTCTTCATCATAATTTTTTGAATACTTATTCATAAATCCATGTAAATACTTACTTTGGACTATAGATACATTTTTTGTATCTTGTATTTGATTCTTTAGCTCTTCAATGCAAAAATGCTCTTCGTATTTTGGAAAAACTAAGGTCATTTTAAACAAAGGTTTAATATTGGGATAGTGTCTAATTTGAGAAGAATAAAAACATACAGCTCTTGTAATATTTTTATTAAAAAGTATTTCACTTAAAACCCAAATAGCGGATCCTCCCATACTAAAACTAAGTACTTCAAATTCTTCATTTATTTGGCTAATCCTATCTTTTACAATTTTGATATATTCTTCTAATCCAATATTATGGCTAAAATATTCATAAGCATTTTCATCACTAGAAAAATTCATAAATTCCTTTTCATAAGGGTCAATAATTATATAAGGGTTTTTAATATTGTCACATAATTTTACAAGTGCAGGAGTATTTCCAAAGATATCGCTAATAACAAGGGTAAGAATAAAAGATCCTTCTAATAAAATGTATTAAGTATAGATATAAAAAAAGGATTTATAAAAATAAACCCTTTTTATTTAAAGTTTTTCCCAAACAACACCAGAAGGTGTGTCCATTATAGATATGTCCATCAATTTTAATTCATCTCTGATTTGGTCTGAGAGTTCAAAGTTTTTCTCTTTTTTGGCTTCGCTTCTTTTTTCTATTAAAGTTTCTATTTTTAACAATGTTTCTTCATTAATTCCAAATTGAAAATAAGAATAGGGATCATTATGCGCAAAACCTAGAATTTCACTTATGAACTCAAAATTTGCTTGCAGTTCTTTTTTCAGATTTTTATCTTTAGGATTCGCATCTAATTTATCATTAGATACAGTTAAAAGTTCGTCAATAACAGCCAAAGCTTTTGAGGTATTTAAATCATCATTTAAAGCATTTAGCATATCATCTTTAAACGTTTTATTTACTTTTGAACTTTGCATCCCATACACTCTTTTTTTAAGTCTATAGATTTTATCAAGACGTTTTTTAGAAGCTAGTAAATCTTCTTCAGAGAAATTAAAATCTGCTCTGTAATGTGAGGTAAATAAATAAAATCGTATTACTTCTCCTGAATAGGATTTTAGAATATCTTTTAAGAAAAAAGAATTGCCTAAAGATTTAGACATCTTTTCACCATTTACTGTAATAAAACCATTGTGCATCCAATATTTAGCAAGGCTTGTATTACTAGAACATCTCGTTTGCGCCGCTTCATTTTCATGGTGAGGAAAAAGTAAATCAGCACCTCCTCCATGAATATCAATTTGGTAAGCTTCATTTTTATACGCAAGATGTTTTTTTATCATTGCAGAACACTCAATATGCCATCCAGGTCGCCCTAGACCAAAAGGAGCTTCATAAGATACATCCACTTCTTTGGCAAATTTCCATAAAGCAAAATCACTTTGATTTCTTTTCTCTTCATTAATCTTAACACGTGCAAGTGAATTTTCATCACTGGCTCTTTTTGATAAAGAACCAT
The Campylobacteraceae bacterium genome window above contains:
- a CDS encoding DNA polymerase III subunit delta, with amino-acid sequence MYKNEFDNLLRQNKTFNAYMFYGQSSYMVEAYAQKIAETFGSDAEVEKVYFDDYNFKDVKNSLLQNSLFSSKNIIIIKREKKLLKKEVDELIAACKQNKDSTVIFACIGDVEFKTMANAFSKKLEKSQEAVVIRFFTPFVNEALKILLDYSKAKNMNIDNASLSHLYFMHKNDLSLCINDLNKLSILQESISTKVIDNHCFGISTISLEDFLHNLLDSKSIAKDLYYLLDEGINEVYLINQITAFVQQLFMICAYARTIGTPDAKEILGFSPPKNIWEKKSKLAIRIKPEQYLEMFDFLLNLELEFKSSKVKEPNLYLQASLRKFSVLFR
- a CDS encoding 30S ribosomal protein S6, which gives rise to MSRIRHYETMFIVKPTLSDEETVAQIELVKTNIEKNGGEIVACDDMGSRPLAYEIDKHKRGHYYIAYFKAPTEAILELERNYRINENIIRFIFIKYENNREMGAYNNMCEVALKKAAK
- a CDS encoding single-stranded DNA-binding protein — its product is MYNKTIMVGRLTRDIELRYLPSGAAVAKSSIATSHSYKTQDGQKKEESCFLDFNIFGRTAEVANQYIRKGSKVLLEGRLVLEQWTAQDGSNRSKHSLRVDNMTMLDSKADSAALGEQGGNQGYNQAPQQQQQNQYNAPSQNNYGQQQSGGNSYAKPQAPEQRIPEINIDEDEIPF
- the rpsR gene encoding 30S ribosomal protein S18, producing the protein MAEKRKYGRKYCKYTEMKITFIDYKNTDLLKISMSERGKIMPRRLTGNSKNAQEMVETAIKRARHMALVPYIVNTQNVTEAAYSRY
- the deoD gene encoding purine-nucleoside phosphorylase, with translation MTPHIQANKDEFAKTVLMPGDPLRAKYIADTFLSDVKEVNTIRNMLMYTGNYNGKRVSVCGSGMGVPSIGIYSYELFKFYDVDTIIRIGSAGAYSEDLKLYDVVLVTEAYSDSDTFSKLVLNEASHLAYPSEKINEKLETSAQTLNITLHKTRTHSSDVFYSSRSLEDTIKDTGAKCVEMESTGLFVNAKATGKQAACLLSISDHLVTKEATSAKERQTTFNDMIKVALESL
- a CDS encoding phosphopentomutase, coding for MKRVIWLVMDSFGIGNAKDANAFGDEGSDTFGHIANEFTLDIPNLTSLGLLKAYETNNNKTLKLKNTNKEVKHCFYGAAQELSIGKDTLSGHWEMAGVLIDFEMQFYPKTVPAFSAELMNEIIEKGNIKGMLANRHASGIEVIDTFALEHVKSNKPIFYTSADSVIQIAAHEESFGLDNLYALCEIVRKITNSHGIGRVIARPFTGNEKEGFKRTKNRKDYSLRPSGKSVLETAVLNNKEVIGIGKIYDIFCGHGISKKALAYGLEGLADETLKQMKNLKKDGIIYTNFVDFDMEWGHRRDTKGYASGLEYFDTRLKEIIEALEEEDLLIITADHGCDPTFKGTDHTRENVPVFGMLKSKNLQNIGIRSTFADMSTSIAQHLNIKATPLGKSFL
- the deoC gene encoding deoxyribose-phosphate aldolase, whose protein sequence is MKNLSQYIDHTLLAPSATVSDIETLCQEAKEYNFFSVCINSSYVKEASIFLENSAVKVCTVVGFPLGACTKETKAYEAKTAIKNGAQEIDMVINIGFLKAKEYNKVKEDIALVQEACKGLTLKVIFETALITKDELKKVSLICKDLGVTFIKTSTGFSTRGASIEDIQIMKECVQDEVLIKASGGIRDYDKALAMIEAGASRLGVSAGIAIVNGSKDNGKEY
- the cdd gene encoding cytidine deaminase, which codes for MENKQLDTLIQKAILAYKNAYAPYSKFNVGSAILDENNNIHIGCNVENAAYPSGSCAEEQAIGNMIVNGGRLIKDIVVVGKSDLLVTPCGACRQRIREFCDKDTLIHICHSNKGHQKSFKLDELLSYSFGPENL
- a CDS encoding NupC/NupG family nucleoside CNT transporter, which gives rise to MIGILGIVFLLLVAFLFSKNRGAINKRTVIGAFALQLSIGAFVLLLPFGKGVLQVMSNGVNWVLSFANDGIVFVLGPLATFKLGFIFAVNVLAFVIFFAAFISVLYYLGIMQIFIKTIGGALQKLLGTSKTESMAAAANIFVGQTEAPLLVKPYLLKMTPSELFAVMVGGLASVAGAVLAGYAQMGVPMEYLIAASFMAAPGGLLFAKILVPETQIPHEPTDLDMKSKNVNILDAAAEGSSNGMTLAINIAAMLIAVIALIALLNGFLGLIGEGINSVLGTSLPVLSLTSIFGYLLAPVAWLIGVPWEEASIAGGILGQKVMINEFVAYGDLIRYFPANIAESGMVELSSKTIAILSFALCGFANIASIAILLGGLGALIPERRQEIAKFGLIAVLGGTLSNLMSASIAGIFIG